The Methanobacterium formicicum genome segment CCTGTATCTTAAAAAATTTATCCCATAAAAAGAGTTTTAATCAAATAAATATTTATAATAGGATTCAAAAACTATCCACAAATTAAACATGAGAATCAGGATTAAGGTAAGTTTATGGAAGTAAAAAAATGATAGACTTTGTTTTTGGACTCTCTGTGAGGGTTTTAATCACTGATGAGGATAACAAGATACTGATTCTTAAACGATCAACTGACTCTAAAACCAATCCGGGTAAGTGGGAACTTCCTGGTGGAAAGGTTGATCAGGGAGAATCCTTTGATCAAGCCCTGATCAGGGAAGTTAGTGAAGAAACTGGACTAAAAATATCCCTGGAACATGTTGTTGGAGTCTCCGAACAGAACCTACACCTGATTAGAGCAGTGCACATTATAATGTCCGGAAAAATCACCGAAGGTACCCTTACCCTCAGTAACGAGCACGAGGGATATGCATGGGTATTTTTTGAAAACCTCTCTGAGTATGAACTGGCTGACTGGTTAGAAGACTTTGTTAACAACCAGGAAACAGATGATAACTCCGAAATTGGTAGTGAAGAGGTTAATCAGGTTACCCGCACCGTGAAACCCTGGTTAAAATCCGTGAAGCAGTCGATGGATAAAATTTTAAAACCATGACCTTTCTTTAATTATCTATTTTTTGGTTAGGATCACAGGACATAAATAAAAACATTTAAACCATTAATAACGTAATAGTTTTTTAATAATAAAATCTGCAATGGAATCATAATGATATGAGGGCTTTAAAATACATTGGCGGATTTTTATTAATAAAATGATGAGGGGATCACCACCGTGACTTTAGAAAAACTGGTCAATGAACGAAATTATATACTGGCGGAATTAAAGGTATATGAAGACCTTCAAGTGGCGCTGGAGAAAATAAAACGGTTTAATATGGAAAATTTTGGGGAAACTCATCTGAAGGTTTATGATACCAGTAATGAGGACGAAATGGAGGAAATGAGTGAAACTGTCGTGGCCATGAAAATAGATGAGCTCACTGATTACCTGCTGCGGATCTCTGAAAATATAAATCAATTAAAAATGGGTGAAGCTTCAGAAAACACTCCAAAATAATATTCTTAATAATATTTTTAATTTTTTTCAATTACCTATTTTTAATATTTTTACTTTCTAATTATGTCCTCTTTGCACCATAATGGAAAATGTTAATTTAAAAATCCTAAAAATAATGACGCTAATATTGTAATAATTGAGTATTTTGCCTCATTAATGAAAATATGCTTTAAAATTCTTTAAAATTCTTTAAATTTGATTAAAACTTGTGAAAATAATTTTTAGCCAATAAACAAGATTAAACGGTCTTTATAGATTTAACGGAAGATTAAAGGCTTTTTAGGGTTATTAAACTCGAATCTACCGCTGAAATAAAAGATTTGAAAATAGGCTCTTTCTTCAATCAGGGTTTAAATTGAGTTAATTACTTGGAAATACTAAAGGAAATAGCGCCTCTTTGAACAGCATGATCAAAAACCTCAAAGAGAGTCCTAAATCTAAAACAAAGCTCCCTACACTCGTTTTTTTGAAAATTATTTCGAAAGCTTTATTAGGGACTTTGAATCCAACCATTATTGTAAAAAAAATAAGACCCATAAATACGTATTTATGG includes the following:
- a CDS encoding NUDIX hydrolase codes for the protein MIDFVFGLSVRVLITDEDNKILILKRSTDSKTNPGKWELPGGKVDQGESFDQALIREVSEETGLKISLEHVVGVSEQNLHLIRAVHIIMSGKITEGTLTLSNEHEGYAWVFFENLSEYELADWLEDFVNNQETDDNSEIGSEEVNQVTRTVKPWLKSVKQSMDKILKP